In one Novosphingopyxis iocasae genomic region, the following are encoded:
- the typA gene encoding translational GTPase TypA, whose product MSLRNIAIIAHVDHGKTTLVDQLFRQSGTFRDNQRVEERAMDSNDLEKERGITILAKPTSIEWEGLRINIVDTPGHADFGAEVERILSMVDGVILLVDSAEGAMPQTKFVTGKALALGLKPIVVVNKIDRPDGRPSEVLDEVFDLFVNLGANDEQLEFPVLYASGRNGYASEDIDAREGTLDPMFQLIRDHVPAPGLDENAPFKFLATLLDRDNFMGRVLTGRVQSGTIRVNDPIKAIDRDGKLIESGRATKLMSFRGLERVPVEEARAGDIIALAGLEDATVANTICQPDVTDPIAAQPIDPPTLAMRFAVNDSPFAGREGDKVTSRMIRDRLMREAETNVAIRVTEAADKDSFEVAGRGELQLGVVIETMRREGFELGISRPRVLFRDGPEGREEPYETVVIDVDDEHSGTVVEKMQRRKAEMTEMRPSGVGKTRITFSAPSRGLIGYHGEFLSDTRGTGIMNRLFEKYGPYKGAVGGRQNGVLISNSTGEAVGYALNALEERGILFVSPQEKVYEGMVIGENAKPDDLEVNPLKSKQLTNFRSTGKDDAIRLTPPTRMTLEQAIAYIDDDEMVEVTPQSIRLRKAILDPNERKKASRKKAA is encoded by the coding sequence ATGTCCCTTCGCAACATTGCGATCATCGCGCACGTTGACCACGGCAAGACCACCCTCGTCGACCAGCTCTTCCGTCAGTCCGGTACCTTCCGCGACAACCAGCGCGTCGAGGAGCGCGCGATGGATTCGAACGATCTGGAAAAGGAACGCGGGATCACCATCCTCGCCAAGCCGACGTCGATCGAGTGGGAAGGCCTGCGCATCAACATCGTCGATACGCCCGGCCACGCCGATTTCGGCGCCGAGGTGGAGCGCATCCTCTCCATGGTCGACGGCGTGATCCTGCTGGTCGACAGCGCCGAGGGCGCGATGCCGCAGACCAAGTTCGTCACCGGCAAGGCGCTGGCGCTGGGCCTGAAGCCCATCGTCGTCGTCAACAAGATCGACCGTCCCGATGGCCGCCCCTCCGAAGTGCTGGACGAGGTGTTCGATCTGTTCGTGAACCTGGGCGCCAATGATGAGCAGCTGGAATTCCCGGTGCTCTACGCCTCGGGCCGCAACGGCTATGCCAGCGAAGATATCGACGCACGCGAAGGCACGCTGGACCCGATGTTCCAGCTGATCCGCGATCATGTGCCGGCCCCCGGCCTGGACGAGAATGCGCCGTTCAAGTTCCTCGCCACCCTGCTGGACCGCGACAACTTCATGGGCCGCGTGCTGACCGGCCGCGTCCAGTCCGGCACCATCCGCGTCAACGATCCGATCAAGGCGATCGACCGCGACGGCAAGCTGATCGAGAGCGGCCGCGCGACGAAGCTGATGAGCTTCCGCGGCCTGGAACGCGTTCCCGTCGAAGAAGCGCGCGCCGGAGACATCATCGCGCTTGCCGGCCTGGAAGACGCGACCGTCGCCAACACCATCTGCCAGCCCGACGTCACCGATCCGATCGCCGCGCAGCCGATCGATCCGCCGACGCTCGCCATGCGCTTCGCCGTCAACGACAGCCCCTTTGCGGGCCGCGAGGGCGACAAGGTGACCAGCCGCATGATCCGCGATCGCCTGATGCGCGAAGCGGAAACCAACGTCGCGATCCGCGTGACCGAAGCCGCCGACAAGGACAGCTTCGAAGTCGCGGGCCGCGGCGAACTGCAGCTCGGCGTTGTCATTGAAACCATGCGCCGCGAAGGCTTCGAGCTCGGCATCAGCCGTCCACGTGTGCTGTTCCGCGATGGGCCCGAGGGCCGCGAGGAGCCTTATGAAACCGTCGTAATCGACGTGGACGACGAACATTCCGGCACGGTTGTGGAGAAGATGCAGCGCCGCAAGGCGGAGATGACCGAGATGCGTCCCTCCGGCGTCGGCAAGACGCGCATCACCTTCTCCGCCCCCAGCCGCGGCCTCATCGGCTATCATGGCGAATTTCTGTCCGACACGCGCGGCACGGGCATCATGAACCGCCTGTTCGAGAAATACGGGCCCTATAAGGGCGCCGTCGGCGGCCGTCAGAACGGCGTGCTGATCTCCAACTCCACGGGCGAAGCGGTCGGCTATGCGCTGAACGCGCTGGAAGAGCGCGGCATCCTGTTCGTCAGCCCGCAGGAAAAGGTTTACGAAGGCATGGTGATCGGCGAGAACGCCAAGCCGGACGATCTGGAAGTGAACCCGCTGAAATCCAAGCAGCTCACCAACTTCCGTTCCACCGGCAAGGACGACGCCATCCGCCTGACCCCGCCCACGCGCATGACGCTGGAACAGGCCATCGCCTATATCGACGATGACGAGATGGTCGAGGTAACCCCCCAGAGCATCCGCCTGCGCAAGGCGATCCTCGACCCCAACGAGCGCAAGAAAGCGAGCCGCAAGAAAGCGGCCTGA
- a CDS encoding bile acid:sodium symporter family protein has protein sequence MMLLRAFTDRFVLLLFATVLLASVLPVSGRSAEIASIVSSAAIFLLFLLHGLRLPREELGRALKNWKLQAALFVFVFAVMAGAGYGLSHLAMIWLPTDLALGLLFLGTLPSTVQSATAYSSLAGGNVAASVVAAALLNLVGVVLTPILFAALASTAGVSVTGDAVIRIMTILLLPFALGQILQKWLRPLVAERKALVTWMDRTAIAIAVYVAFSGAVVDGALGQVSASEFAVMGAAIAAFLAFGFGGAWLVGGLLRLDGPDRRTMLFSGAQKSIAIGAPLAAILFSADRAGIILLPVLIYHLSQLVLSAPLAARLGEKRG, from the coding sequence ATGATGCTCCTGCGCGCCTTTACCGATCGCTTCGTGCTGCTGCTGTTCGCCACCGTGCTGTTGGCGAGCGTGCTGCCGGTGAGCGGGCGCTCCGCGGAGATTGCCAGCATCGTCAGCTCGGCGGCGATCTTTCTGCTGTTCCTGCTCCACGGCCTGCGTCTGCCGCGCGAGGAGCTGGGCCGCGCGCTGAAGAACTGGAAGCTGCAGGCGGCGCTGTTCGTCTTCGTTTTCGCGGTGATGGCGGGCGCGGGCTACGGCCTGTCGCACCTTGCCATGATCTGGCTGCCCACCGATCTGGCGCTCGGCCTGTTGTTCCTCGGCACCCTGCCCTCCACCGTGCAATCGGCCACCGCTTATTCCAGCCTTGCGGGCGGCAATGTCGCCGCTTCCGTGGTGGCCGCGGCGCTGCTCAACCTCGTCGGCGTGGTGCTGACGCCGATCCTCTTCGCCGCGCTGGCCAGCACGGCAGGCGTCAGCGTGACGGGCGATGCGGTGATCCGCATCATGACCATCCTGCTCCTGCCCTTCGCGCTCGGCCAGATCCTGCAGAAATGGCTGCGTCCGCTGGTGGCCGAACGCAAGGCGCTGGTGACCTGGATGGACCGCACGGCCATCGCCATCGCGGTCTATGTCGCCTTTTCGGGCGCGGTGGTGGACGGCGCGCTGGGGCAGGTGAGCGCGAGCGAGTTTGCCGTGATGGGCGCCGCGATCGCCGCTTTCCTGGCCTTCGGCTTTGGCGGGGCGTGGCTCGTCGGCGGGCTTCTGCGGCTGGACGGGCCGGACCGGCGCACGATGCTGTTTTCCGGCGCGCAGAAATCGATCGCCATCGGCGCCCCGCTCGCCGCGATCCTGTTCAGCGCGGACCGGGCAGGTATCATCCTCCTGCCGGTGCTGATCTACCACCTCTCCCAATTGGTGCTGAGCGCGCCGCTGGCGGCAAGATTGGGTGAGAAGCGCGGATAA
- a CDS encoding toxic anion resistance protein, translating into MAEATQTATDSKLELTPPDPVPTVSAERAAGLVPVSEEKKSKLDEKVEQFLADLVAQDVNSPEFGKRVDQITNMGRKELQAAAGQSNRFLDRPVRAMDETSGVGADLAELRRTVEDLDPSKRGKLLQKKKLFGVIPFGNKLRDYFDGYKSAQGHISSILDRLKNGKDELLMDNAAIDVERTKLWAAMGDLEQMIHISKTMDARLEEKADELDHSDPAKAKAIRETALFYVRQRTQDLLTQMAVTVQGYLALDLVKKNNVELVKGVDRASTTTVGALRTAVTVAQAMTNQKLVLDQITALNTTTANIIEGTGKMMRENTALIHEQAAGSTIPLETLSKAFQDIYDTMDTIDQFKLQALGSMKQTVDALEGEVEKSKGYIARAEGQAAALKDARGAEPELLSALGAE; encoded by the coding sequence ATGGCCGAAGCCACCCAGACCGCCACCGACAGCAAGCTGGAACTGACCCCGCCCGATCCGGTGCCGACCGTCAGTGCGGAGCGAGCCGCGGGCCTTGTTCCGGTGAGCGAGGAGAAGAAATCCAAGCTCGACGAAAAGGTCGAGCAGTTCCTGGCCGATCTCGTCGCGCAGGACGTGAACTCGCCCGAATTCGGCAAGCGGGTCGATCAGATCACCAATATGGGCCGCAAGGAATTGCAGGCCGCCGCCGGCCAGTCCAACCGCTTCCTGGACCGGCCCGTGCGCGCGATGGACGAAACCAGCGGCGTCGGCGCGGACCTGGCCGAACTGCGCCGGACGGTGGAGGATCTCGATCCCAGCAAGCGCGGCAAGCTGCTGCAGAAGAAGAAGCTGTTCGGCGTCATCCCCTTCGGCAACAAGCTGCGCGACTATTTCGACGGCTACAAGAGCGCGCAGGGGCACATCTCGTCGATCCTCGACCGGCTGAAGAACGGCAAGGACGAGCTGTTGATGGACAATGCCGCCATCGATGTGGAGCGCACCAAGCTGTGGGCGGCGATGGGCGATCTGGAACAGATGATCCACATCTCCAAGACCATGGACGCGCGGCTGGAGGAAAAGGCGGACGAACTGGATCATAGCGATCCGGCCAAGGCCAAGGCGATCCGCGAGACGGCGCTATTCTATGTGCGCCAACGCACGCAGGACCTGCTGACGCAAATGGCGGTGACGGTGCAGGGTTATCTCGCGCTCGATCTGGTCAAAAAGAACAATGTCGAGCTGGTGAAGGGCGTGGACCGGGCCAGCACGACCACCGTCGGCGCGCTGCGCACCGCCGTCACGGTGGCGCAGGCGATGACCAACCAGAAACTGGTCCTCGACCAAATCACGGCGCTCAACACTACCACTGCAAACATCATCGAAGGCACCGGCAAGATGATGCGCGAGAATACCGCGCTGATCCACGAGCAGGCGGCGGGCAGCACCATTCCGCTCGAAACGCTCAGCAAAGCGTTCCAGGATATCTACGACACGATGGACACGATCGATCAGTTCAAGCTGCAGGCGCTCGGCTCCATGAAGCAGACGGTCGATGCGCTGGAAGGCGAGGTGGAGAAGTCCAAGGGCTATATCGCCCGCGCCGAGGGGCAGGCCGCCGCGCTGAAGGACGCGCGCGGGGCCGAGCCGGAGCTGCTCAGCGCGCTGGGCGCGGAGTGA
- a CDS encoding cupin-like domain-containing protein, which yields MTIFSETARAEFSALYPEVPGRLHHGLRDHDLLTLPALADLAERLDPARVEYNLGDLPVGIAPEDVPANGLSIGDTIRNIDGANSWAVLKNVESDPAYAALLHELLGELEGDIVPKTGAMKKLQAYIFISSPRSMTPYHFDPEHNILLQLRGTKTMRVYPPGDPRFAPQEAHESYHRGGNRNLVWQDGFSDGGMDVTLEPGQAIYVPVMAPHYVRNGPEPSISLSITWRSAWSVAEANAHAFNGTLRKLGMRPKPPGRFPASNRGKALAWGVARRLGM from the coding sequence ATGACGATTTTCAGCGAGACCGCGCGCGCCGAATTTTCCGCGCTCTATCCGGAGGTGCCGGGGCGGCTCCACCACGGCCTGCGCGATCACGACCTGCTGACGCTGCCCGCCTTGGCCGATCTGGCAGAGCGGCTCGATCCGGCGCGCGTCGAATATAATCTGGGCGATCTGCCCGTCGGCATCGCCCCAGAGGACGTGCCTGCCAACGGCCTGAGCATCGGCGACACCATCCGCAACATCGACGGTGCGAACAGCTGGGCGGTGCTGAAAAATGTGGAGAGCGATCCGGCCTATGCCGCGCTGCTGCACGAATTGCTGGGGGAGCTGGAGGGCGATATCGTGCCCAAGACCGGCGCGATGAAGAAGCTGCAGGCCTATATCTTCATCTCCTCGCCGCGCTCGATGACGCCCTATCATTTCGATCCCGAACACAACATTCTGCTGCAATTGCGCGGCACCAAGACGATGCGCGTCTACCCGCCCGGCGATCCGCGGTTCGCGCCGCAGGAGGCGCATGAAAGCTATCATCGCGGGGGCAACCGCAACCTCGTCTGGCAGGACGGTTTTTCGGACGGCGGCATGGATGTGACGCTGGAGCCGGGGCAGGCGATCTACGTCCCCGTCATGGCGCCGCATTATGTGCGCAACGGGCCGGAGCCCAGCATCTCGCTGTCGATCACCTGGCGTTCCGCCTGGAGCGTGGCGGAGGCGAACGCGCATGCTTTCAACGGCACGCTGCGCAAGCTGGGGATGCGCCCCAAACCCCCGGGCCGCTTCCCCGCGAGCAACCGCGGCAAGGCACTGGCCTGGGGCGTGGCGCGGCGGCTGGGGATGTAG
- a CDS encoding GNAT family N-acetyltransferase: MGKRGASARDRFARAEFSWRAPDDIDAALLERWQALADMAGEPNIFYEPALLMPAIHHCRGEDDLSLFLLWKGAPDASELIGLMPMTRSWRYRRWPFRHIANWRHANAFLGSPLVVPGAEEVFWTALIRAVEARFWGGFLHIQGLPLDGPLAKGLRRAGYAMGRRHDVVQVRPRAFIFAQGRDADDYYKGAVRPKKRKELRRQRARLEELGALTEHRWTDDEGLDRWVEEFLTLEAAGWKGGEGTALASSPETAAFFREAMAGAAARGQLLRQGLRLDGRPIAMLVTLRSGAGAFSFKTAFDEELARYSPGVQLQLMNLQNLADPSLAWIDSCAAQDHPMIDHLWRARRPIGSVSIALNGRGRGAYFRAVRAAEELHKRLKQARGK, translated from the coding sequence ATGGGTAAGCGCGGCGCCTCCGCGCGCGATCGATTTGCCCGAGCCGAGTTTAGCTGGCGCGCACCGGACGATATTGATGCGGCGCTGCTGGAGCGCTGGCAGGCCCTCGCCGACATGGCGGGCGAGCCCAATATCTTCTACGAACCCGCGCTTTTAATGCCCGCCATCCACCATTGCCGGGGCGAGGACGATCTGTCGCTGTTCCTGCTCTGGAAGGGCGCGCCCGACGCATCCGAACTGATCGGGCTGATGCCGATGACGCGCAGCTGGCGCTATCGCCGCTGGCCGTTCCGCCACATTGCCAATTGGCGCCATGCCAACGCCTTTCTCGGCAGCCCGCTGGTGGTGCCGGGGGCGGAAGAGGTCTTCTGGACTGCGCTCATCCGCGCGGTCGAGGCGCGCTTCTGGGGCGGATTTTTGCATATTCAGGGCCTGCCGCTCGACGGACCGCTCGCCAAGGGATTGCGCCGCGCGGGCTATGCGATGGGGCGTCGGCACGATGTGGTGCAGGTGCGCCCGCGCGCCTTCATCTTTGCGCAAGGGCGCGATGCGGACGATTATTATAAAGGCGCGGTTCGGCCGAAGAAACGCAAGGAACTACGTCGCCAACGCGCGCGGCTGGAGGAGCTCGGCGCGCTGACCGAGCATCGCTGGACCGACGACGAAGGGCTGGACCGCTGGGTGGAAGAGTTCCTGACGCTGGAGGCGGCGGGCTGGAAAGGCGGGGAGGGAACCGCGCTCGCCTCTTCACCGGAAACCGCCGCATTCTTCCGGGAGGCGATGGCGGGTGCCGCGGCGCGCGGACAACTGTTGCGGCAGGGCCTGCGGCTCGACGGCCGGCCTATCGCGATGCTGGTCACGCTGCGATCGGGCGCGGGAGCGTTCTCCTTCAAGACCGCGTTCGACGAGGAACTGGCGCGTTATTCGCCCGGTGTGCAGTTGCAGCTGATGAACCTGCAGAATCTGGCCGATCCTAGCCTTGCCTGGATCGACAGCTGCGCGGCGCAGGACCATCCGATGATCGACCATCTGTGGCGCGCGCGGCGGCCCATCGGCAGCGTCTCGATCGCGCTGAACGGACGCGGGCGGGGCGCTTATTTTCGCGCCGTGCGCGCCGCTGAAGAATTGCACAAGCGCCTGAAACAGGCACGGGGGAAATAG
- a CDS encoding glycosyltransferase family 4 protein codes for MKLAIIVTEFPKATETFIYRDLMEFRRQGADLRLYHVAPFRADQQLHSFAEPLMAARQEIAMAGGKALGALAAAMVRHPWRLARTVGQIVRAYKRQPKILAKSLALLPKALAIAADARKWGAAHVHAEFAGHPATAAWIGRRFGGPEYSVSCRAHDIFRTQKLLPEKLGEANGVRTVSDFGWDFLREKLPNGRALDIEVIHSSIDTGAITAAPVPIDPAAPRLLYVGALEPKKGVEYLIDALARINAELGDWNCVLIGTGPSAEALQRRAREAGIAERMDFRGRQDFAAVAEAYAGAQICLCPSIIGPDGRMEGIPNVMIEALAYRRPAIATAISGIPELITDGEHGLLVPQKDAGALGAAILRLVSDPAEAAEMAERGRAKVVDEFDLSRNAARQLALFAGRKG; via the coding sequence ATGAAACTCGCCATCATCGTCACCGAATTTCCGAAGGCGACCGAGACCTTCATCTACCGCGATCTGATGGAGTTCCGGCGGCAGGGGGCCGATCTGCGGCTCTATCATGTCGCCCCGTTTCGTGCCGATCAGCAGCTTCACAGCTTCGCCGAGCCCTTGATGGCGGCGCGGCAGGAGATCGCGATGGCTGGCGGCAAGGCGCTGGGCGCGCTCGCCGCCGCGATGGTGCGGCATCCGTGGCGGCTCGCCAGGACGGTCGGCCAGATCGTGCGCGCCTACAAGCGGCAACCGAAGATTCTGGCCAAATCGCTTGCGCTGCTGCCCAAGGCGCTCGCCATCGCAGCAGACGCGCGGAAATGGGGCGCGGCGCATGTTCATGCCGAGTTCGCCGGACACCCCGCAACCGCCGCCTGGATTGGCCGACGCTTCGGGGGCCCGGAATATTCGGTGAGCTGCCGCGCGCACGACATTTTTCGCACGCAAAAGCTTCTGCCCGAAAAGCTGGGTGAGGCAAACGGCGTGCGCACGGTGAGCGATTTCGGGTGGGATTTCCTGCGCGAGAAACTGCCGAATGGCCGCGCGCTGGATATTGAGGTGATCCACAGCAGCATCGATACCGGCGCCATCACGGCCGCGCCCGTGCCGATCGATCCCGCCGCGCCGCGTCTGCTCTATGTCGGTGCACTGGAGCCGAAAAAAGGCGTGGAATATCTGATCGACGCGCTCGCCCGGATCAATGCCGAACTTGGCGATTGGAACTGCGTTCTGATCGGCACCGGGCCGAGCGCCGAAGCGCTGCAACGCCGCGCGCGGGAGGCAGGCATCGCGGAGCGCATGGACTTTCGCGGGCGGCAGGATTTCGCGGCGGTGGCCGAGGCTTATGCCGGGGCGCAGATCTGCCTGTGCCCCAGCATCATCGGCCCGGACGGGCGGATGGAGGGCATCCCCAATGTCATGATCGAGGCGCTGGCCTATCGCCGCCCCGCGATCGCCACCGCCATCTCCGGCATTCCGGAGCTGATTACCGATGGCGAGCACGGCCTGCTCGTGCCGCAAAAGGACGCAGGCGCGCTGGGCGCGGCGATTCTGCGGCTGGTGAGCGACCCGGCAGAGGCCGCCGAAATGGCGGAGCGCGGGCGCGCCAAGGTGGTGGACGAGTTCGATCTTTCCCGCAACGCCGCGCGGCAGCTGGCGCTGTTCGCCGGGCGGAAGGGCTGA
- a CDS encoding O-antigen ligase family protein → MSPFSTTEIDAPAAPSARPRVDDRGILALGTLALTLVAIFGQLDAVAKKFIGFLPLSPFELLLALLVGLAALLIALPVKQRPVMVDPLGAKLIALLICWIGVCTVFAQYHALAFEYAIRAIAVMLLPFLVGIFLREPKLLQPVLWGIMGAGIVTALIIIYETKTGARLFSTSVAAVEADFEGNIRSAGGSDLNPTSVAQMLMVAVLLAAGLLASGYKRFRPVLIGLILIGSAAIVMTSARSAVIGLGIGGIIILFRFYRSRWFPLILLGGIALAAIGLLFVPATTLARFEAVANFAADRSLYRRITYLRIGWDLLQQSPIWGVGPGNFPSHYVEAEYRFLPGRTLNPRELHNTYLDAAVEYGLIGFALFMGVLGTAFLAVARAARRAVDPLLARMAHAIMAALVALYAGSFFMPHKDFRYLWLMIGLAMACGAMQRFEARRAGEGP, encoded by the coding sequence ATGTCGCCTTTTTCGACGACTGAGATCGACGCGCCTGCGGCGCCGTCCGCCCGTCCGCGCGTGGACGACCGTGGGATTTTGGCGCTCGGCACGCTGGCGCTGACGCTGGTCGCGATTTTTGGTCAGCTCGATGCGGTCGCCAAGAAATTCATAGGCTTCCTGCCGCTCTCCCCGTTCGAGCTTCTGCTCGCGCTGCTGGTCGGGCTGGCTGCGCTGCTGATCGCATTGCCGGTGAAGCAGCGCCCGGTGATGGTCGATCCGCTGGGCGCAAAATTGATTGCGCTGCTGATCTGCTGGATCGGCGTGTGCACGGTGTTCGCGCAATATCACGCGCTCGCCTTCGAATATGCGATCCGCGCCATCGCGGTGATGCTGCTGCCGTTTCTGGTCGGTATTTTCCTGCGGGAGCCCAAGCTGCTGCAACCGGTGCTCTGGGGCATCATGGGGGCGGGGATCGTGACCGCGCTGATCATCATCTACGAAACGAAGACGGGCGCGCGGCTGTTTTCCACCTCGGTCGCCGCGGTGGAGGCGGACTTCGAGGGCAATATCCGCTCCGCCGGCGGATCGGACCTGAACCCCACCAGCGTGGCGCAGATGCTGATGGTCGCGGTGCTGCTGGCCGCCGGCCTGCTCGCCAGCGGATATAAACGCTTTCGGCCCGTGCTGATCGGCCTGATTCTGATCGGCAGCGCCGCGATCGTGATGACATCGGCGCGCAGCGCGGTCATTGGCCTTGGCATCGGCGGCATCATCATCCTGTTCCGCTTCTACCGCAGCCGCTGGTTTCCGCTTATCCTGCTCGGCGGCATTGCGCTGGCTGCTATAGGCCTTCTCTTCGTGCCCGCCACCACGCTGGCCCGGTTCGAGGCGGTGGCGAATTTCGCCGCGGACCGCTCCCTCTATCGCCGCATCACCTATCTGCGGATCGGCTGGGACCTGCTCCAGCAATCGCCGATCTGGGGTGTCGGGCCGGGTAATTTTCCGTCGCATTATGTGGAGGCGGAATATCGCTTCCTGCCGGGCCGCACGCTGAACCCAAGGGAGCTGCACAACACCTATCTGGATGCCGCGGTGGAATATGGCTTGATCGGTTTCGCGCTGTTCATGGGCGTGCTCGGCACGGCCTTCCTCGCGGTGGCACGGGCGGCACGCCGCGCGGTCGATCCGCTGCTGGCGCGCATGGCGCACGCGATCATGGCAGCGCTGGTGGCGCTCTATGCCGGAAGTTTCTTCATGCCGCACAAGGATTTCCGCTATCTCTGGCTGATGATCGGGCTTGCCATGGCCTGCGGCGCGATGCAGCGCTTCGAGGCGCGCCGCGCGGGGGAAGGGCCATGA